The Helianthus annuus cultivar XRQ/B chromosome 16, HanXRQr2.0-SUNRISE, whole genome shotgun sequence genome includes a window with the following:
- the LOC110919236 gene encoding uncharacterized protein LOC110919236, with product MPSPHPDNDLIDENDLVAEDVSCESEGVTNLSDNNADANKTSIQDNCNGHLPKPKTHNHDNVAVECFDLQSAFCDEQVVCEPPVFVPELKQNRFGKFLTEEIPEFVPSHTGMSESEKKLNEESSSEDSSTTTSEGGERSLSDDYDSDLQSYQEWASSNESETSVTDAGKKVENLESTSVQEPTTPNNSASLVNQDPLAKDFHIDNCTSSDDESNTNESLAESKIKRSYEVVEPHICKHAESSSKQSPPLVASHGTSKSQKPFKACFRCGKEGHVLKQCPERHDPDSKDNQYCFFGSKGKNHTSLKDRMKNFQSRSPHVKPVSHDSKMKRTKTSKPQSFPPGLKQKIVSNFKSFTNKIFKPTQVWRVKQVVVKEINEGKDLAYREVYYFDERGQPKTTMAWVPLSN from the exons ATGCCATCACCTCATCCTGATAACGATCTGATTGATGAGAATGATCTTGTGGCCGAAGATGTTTCTTGTGAAAGTGAAGGGGTTACTAACCTTTCTGATAACAATGCAGAT GCAAACAAAACTTCCATTCAGGATAACTGTAATGGGCATCTGCCTAAACCTAAGACCCACAACCATGACAATGTAGCGGTTGAATGTTTTGATTTACAATCTGCCTTTTGTGATGAACAAGTTGTGTGTGAACCTCCTGTGTTTGTTCCAGAGTTGAAACAAAACAGATTCGGAAAATTCCTCACGGAGGAAATTCCAGAATTTGTTCCATCTCACACAGGTATGTCTGAGTCAGAGAAAAAGCTAAATGAAGAAAGCAGTAGTGAAGACTCAAGCACCACAACTTCAGAAGGAGGCGAAAGAAGCTTAAGTGATGATTACGATTCAGATTTGCAGTCATACCAAGAATGGGCAAGCTCAAATGAATCAGAAACTTCAGTAACAGATGCTGGTAAAAAGGTTGAAAACCTTGAATCAACGAGTGTTCAAGAACCAACAACCCCAAACAACTCTGCAAGTCTAGTAAATCAAGATCCATTGGCAAAAGACTTCCATATTGATAATTGCACGAGTTCAGATGACGAATCAAATACAAATGAAAGTCTTGCGGAGTCAAAGATCAAAAGATCATATGAAGTTGTCGAACCTCACATTTGTAAACATGCTGAGTCAAGCTCAAAGCAATCCCCGCCCCTAGTTGCATCACACGGAACTTCAAAGTCTCAAAAGCCATTCAAGGCTTGTTTTAGGTGTGGAAAAGAAGGTCATGTGCTCAAACAATGCCCAGAACGACACGATCCAGACAGTAAAGACAACCAATATTGCTTCTTTGGATCAAAAGGTAAAAATCACACATCTTTGAAAGATCGGATGAAAAACTTTCAATCCAGATCTCCACATGTGAAGCCGGTTTCACATGATTCAAAGATGAAAAGGACCAAAACATCAAAACCTCAATCTTTTCCTCCGGGTCttaaacaaaagattgtttcaaactttaaatcttttacaaacaaaatttttAAACCAACACAAGTTTGGCGAGTCAAACAAGTGGTTGTAAAAGAAATCAATGAGGGAAAAGATTTGGCATATCGGGAGGTTTATTATTTTGATGAAAGGGGACAACCCAAGACTACGATGGCTTGGGTTCCACTCTCTAACTGA